A segment of the Streptomyces sp. NBC_01235 genome:
GTGAGCCGCGGACTTCACGGAGACAGGAAGGCGAGGGCGACAGCGTGGCAGACGACCGGCCGAGGCCCATGGAGGTACTGCGCGATGCGCTCGCCCAGCTGGCCGAACTCACCGGCATGACCGCCGAGAGCGCCTCGTCCTTCGCGCAGACCGAGGACGGCTGGTCCCTGGATGTCGAGGTCCTCGAACTGGAACGGGTGCCGGAAACCATGAGCCTCATGGCGACCTACCAGGTCGAGCTCGACCCGGAGGGGCAGCTCACCGGCTACCGGCGCGTTCGCCGCTACGAACGCGGGCGGGCCGACACACACAGGG
Coding sequences within it:
- a CDS encoding gas vesicle protein GvpO, with the translated sequence MVNTKSTSQSRTSHDSQDSSTSEHVREPRTSRRQEGEGDSVADDRPRPMEVLRDALAQLAELTGMTAESASSFAQTEDGWSLDVEVLELERVPETMSLMATYQVELDPEGQLTGYRRVRRYERGRADTHRAGGR